One Klebsiella electrica genomic window, GCCGCCAGGTGATACATATCGGCAAAGGGTTTCGAACGCCCGTCCGGGCCGGCACGCAGAACAAAACGGAAATAGTTGCTCAAACCAAAGAGTTCCGGCTGCGCGTTGCCGTTGGTCACTGCCACCAGCGGCCATTTCTCCGCCAGCGCGGCCAGCGTCTCGTGAGTTTCCTGCGGTACCTCGATAAGACTCCGCCAGTGGGCAAAATTCGCCATTGCCGCATCCGCGCCCGCGGCAGCCTGCCCGGCAGAGAGCCCGGCATTCATCATCCCCAGCACCAGCGCACGTCGCCGCCATTCGGTCACATCGTGGTAAATCTCCGGTTCTGTTTCGAGCAGCGTCTGACGCAGCTGTTGCAGCTCGTTCGCATCAAACTGGCTCAGTGACGGATGGTAGCTGCGCACAAAGGCCAGCGACTCCTGCAGCGTCCGGTCGATGACCGGGCGGTTATCGTAAAGGGTATCGTCCAGGTCAAACGTCAGTGCAGAAATTTGGCCCAGCGGTCGGTAAAAACGCATTATTTCCCCCGTTTGGCGCGCGGATGCGCCGCATCATACACCGAGGCAAGGTGTTGAAAATCAAGATGGGTATAGATTTGAGTCGTCGAGAGATTGGCATGACCCAGCAGCTCCTGTACGCC contains:
- the yigB gene encoding 5-amino-6-(5-phospho-D-ribitylamino)uracil phosphatase YigB, coding for MRFYRPLGQISALTFDLDDTLYDNRPVIDRTLQESLAFVRSYHPSLSQFDANELQQLRQTLLETEPEIYHDVTEWRRRALVLGMMNAGLSAGQAAAGADAAMANFAHWRSLIEVPQETHETLAALAEKWPLVAVTNGNAQPELFGLSNYFRFVLRAGPDGRSKPFADMYHLAAERLDLPLGQILHVGDDLTTDVAGAIRCGMQACWIKPQGADLLRATDSRLLPHIEISRLASLTSLI